The following proteins come from a genomic window of Stieleria sp. JC731:
- a CDS encoding DUF6924 domain-containing protein produces the protein MTQDADDDLSAHDPWVIRTFTDRPELWASLTDRIAAPVGSFGFRANVRFVDDPKYHGLAGIDLVHALPADYPSGFVFVADGDTSPDNEDTITLIYFHPDSTNPADYERPPSAVPDADLQSVRHLPHVVQELENNLSIANIDMTDVQNGVPPDGIYRGIDQ, from the coding sequence ATGACACAAGACGCCGACGATGATCTATCCGCACACGATCCTTGGGTGATCCGCACATTCACTGACCGCCCGGAACTTTGGGCGTCGCTGACAGATCGAATTGCCGCACCTGTTGGCTCGTTCGGATTTCGCGCCAACGTAAGATTCGTTGATGATCCGAAATACCATGGACTTGCCGGCATCGACTTGGTGCATGCACTTCCTGCTGACTATCCAAGTGGATTCGTTTTTGTTGCGGACGGCGATACATCACCGGACAACGAAGACACAATCACTCTGATTTACTTCCACCCAGATTCCACAAATCCTGCGGACTACGAACGGCCGCCATCCGCCGTTCCGGATGCCGACTTGCAATCTGTTCGGCATCTTCCGCATGTCGTGCAGGAACTTGAAAACAACCTATCAATCGCGAACATCGACATGACTGATGTTCAAAACGGTGTTCCTCCTGATGGAATTTACCGTGGCATCGACCAATGA